One genomic segment of Pseudomonas sp. p1(2021b) includes these proteins:
- a CDS encoding DUF3320 domain-containing protein — translation MDDIVQPLAAQEEIPPKEVKILATLVAKLNLADFQNAIPVIRELRIANETEDRFVNVTLTLTSEPEVFKAKVWRIDEVAPDSFRVIPGLDLVLDGPLLSRLTEAELSTFTFVLETDDKASESGRKEVARLEQVVDLLPRNQWGGLRHIPDMTAAFVQPNDPAVERLLKQTAELLRLSEKSSALDGYEGGAKRVWQLASAVWGAVARMKLDYALPPASFEQTGQKVRSPSQIADTGLATCMDLTLLFCAALEQIGLNPVIVFTRGHAFVGLWMKPEEFTTALVDDVTAVRKRVKLRELVLFETTLVTQNLAPSFSYAVERGTKQIAEDSDSDFEMLLDIRRARLQRIKPLASSEAQIPRVALEVSDEAAPLLVEDGLDMPDEVHEVVVEDLSKLDPADRLGRWQRKLLDLSLRNNLLNFKTGKRALKLESPDPGALEDVLASGQSLKLLTRPDLMDGADPRERALYEQREREDVRRRHAEDALKRREVFVALTSNEMDVRLTELYRGARTALQEGGSNTLFLAIGFLSWTREDRAGQKYKAPLVLVPVTLERKSARSGFTMVLHDDEPRFNPTLIEMLRQDFELGLGSLEHELPRDDSGLDIAGIWNKVGHAIKDIPGWELSEDVVLSMFSFAKYLMWKDLAENAEHLRQSSVVQHLLDTPRDSFVSDTPFPEAQSLDRDYGPTDVFCPLPSDSSQLAAVMAAAKGKDFVLIGPPGTGKSQTISNMIAQSIAQGRRVLFVSEKIAALDVVYRRLREIGLGEFCLELHSSKARKTDVLAQLQSAWEAKGQVDSAAWEVEAQRLATLRDSLNIYVERLHRRHRNGYTIYDAIGTVTSGGDEAVAPVGWASPDMHDQKAMLELRELADRLEVNAQAVGYSHLLGNALSAIGQAEWSPHWQHQLVQAARDVLPTVLDVQRAADRFVELVGFPTSEYTPTALEGLSVLSQALPAAAGQDWRFALRPDARSISQRLSDGCAWIEQHRELNAKLSPLWPSRVVADAKQGIELLQQRRTVFGELSPAWPESATDVLAQAVALLGQIVELKQHLSATYGDTIESLDIDLLLREWKEAEESFWPKSWFGKRRIAGLLAPTQTTAGEADHGKDLAIWAEIRAVRRAIDELEPGHECVAVWQGSKSVAEQLSTSIKLQEAIRLQQADSDWIDDGFQLVEQGQLGDALKEELRRLRTLARLDSDMAALSDLGSSTQQLWCGKDTNIELLTAALRFQAERRDIEERGRLVDDHPEVQEGRCGALLKGDFDLLKQRAAVERDLSDLADLRELVPVWSDLKTKLEIARQAVVFQGQVATAIAKLALNSEQIVAYKAPLQTLLGDGNAFLEPEGAIALAGVGLREKLALLQERSSHLISIGHFTESGADETAHLSLNDLKKNCETVVSSEARLKAWCAWRKVRDEAFAVGLAPIVQAMESGAITSGKVRRVFEVNYARWWLNTTVDNEEVIRTFVSVEHEQRIRDFRALDDKFTELTKDWLRARLCADLPSQDSVSRSSEWGLLRHEMGKKTKHIPLRELMTRAPEALTKLTPCLLMSPLSIAQYLPPASTPFDLVIFDEASQIPVWDAIGAMARGKQVVMVGDPKQLPPTSFFDRAESTADDEDVEADLESILDECISANLPMRNLNWHYRSRHESLIAFSNQRYYGSKLVTFPSPFTADKAVRLCPVAGVYDKGGSRTNLIEARALVADLVARLQSPAFRESRRTVGVVTFNGEQQKLIMDMLDEACRRDPSLDSYFAESELEPVFVKNLESVQGDERDIIYFSTTYGKDAAGVMSMNFGPMNRPGGERRLNVAITRARQELVLFSTLRPEHIDLARTQAVGVRDLKHFLEFAERGPQALAEANFGSVGGFDSPFEEAVAAALAKKGWQIHTQIGVSSFRVDLGVVHPDAPGRFLAGVECDGATYHRSATARDRDKLREFVLRGLGWEIVRIWSTDWWVDAVGTAEKVHQRLTELLAESRAKQAVIDAAHEAERLKVDAAMAEVIEVVDQVAVVASTSPAGANDPSGAMPELKYAKAATAQAAEDTVIPYVPVEHLVYKEADPAEAVEAVDPDRFFEASYTATLEQMIAHVVAEEGPVLDMALARRIARAHGWVRTGSRIRDRVDQIARARFRSHEEEQAGTFFWPTHLESDMNVVFRRPGDDDAIRPLAEICLPELGALVDEMTKHGHVGEGLVYAVAKEAGVGKLAHAGRQRIEKAIKRIAE, via the coding sequence ATGGACGACATCGTTCAGCCCCTCGCTGCTCAAGAAGAAATCCCACCTAAAGAAGTCAAGATTCTGGCCACGTTGGTGGCGAAGCTGAACCTTGCCGACTTCCAGAACGCCATTCCCGTGATTCGCGAGCTTCGCATCGCGAACGAGACCGAAGACCGCTTCGTCAATGTGACTCTGACATTGACTTCAGAGCCTGAGGTGTTCAAGGCCAAGGTCTGGCGAATCGACGAAGTCGCACCTGACAGCTTTCGAGTTATCCCGGGGCTTGATCTGGTCTTGGATGGCCCCTTGCTCAGTCGCCTCACAGAGGCGGAGCTTTCGACTTTTACCTTTGTCCTTGAGACCGATGACAAGGCGTCCGAGAGTGGTCGGAAGGAAGTTGCTCGCCTAGAGCAGGTTGTAGACCTTTTGCCGCGTAACCAGTGGGGTGGGCTTCGTCATATCCCAGATATGACTGCCGCTTTCGTACAACCCAATGATCCGGCAGTTGAAAGGTTGTTGAAGCAGACGGCTGAATTGCTGCGCCTCAGTGAGAAGTCTTCGGCGCTCGATGGCTACGAGGGTGGTGCGAAGCGTGTTTGGCAGCTGGCGTCAGCAGTCTGGGGCGCCGTGGCACGAATGAAGCTTGATTACGCGTTGCCACCGGCGAGCTTTGAGCAGACTGGCCAAAAGGTGCGCAGTCCCAGCCAAATCGCCGACACTGGTTTGGCGACCTGTATGGATCTCACTCTGCTTTTCTGTGCAGCTCTTGAGCAAATTGGGCTGAACCCTGTGATCGTCTTTACCCGGGGGCATGCCTTCGTGGGTCTGTGGATGAAGCCGGAAGAGTTTACAACGGCGCTGGTTGATGATGTGACCGCGGTGCGCAAACGGGTGAAGCTGCGCGAGCTGGTGCTTTTCGAGACCACCCTTGTTACTCAGAACCTTGCTCCGTCTTTCTCCTATGCCGTCGAGCGCGGAACGAAGCAGATAGCTGAAGACTCAGACAGCGACTTCGAGATGCTGCTCGACATACGTCGCGCACGTCTGCAGCGCATCAAGCCCCTGGCGAGCTCCGAGGCTCAGATCCCACGAGTTGCTCTGGAAGTCTCGGACGAGGCCGCACCGCTGCTGGTTGAAGACGGCCTGGACATGCCAGATGAAGTGCATGAGGTGGTCGTCGAAGATCTTTCCAAACTCGATCCTGCTGATCGTCTAGGCCGCTGGCAGCGCAAACTGCTGGATCTGTCGCTTCGAAACAACCTTCTCAACTTCAAAACGGGCAAGCGGGCTTTGAAGCTCGAGTCTCCAGACCCGGGTGCTCTTGAGGATGTACTGGCCAGTGGTCAGTCGCTGAAGCTGCTCACCCGTCCAGACCTCATGGATGGTGCTGATCCAAGGGAGCGCGCTCTGTATGAACAACGCGAGCGTGAGGATGTTCGTCGCCGGCATGCCGAGGATGCGCTTAAGCGCAGAGAGGTGTTCGTTGCGCTGACATCCAACGAGATGGATGTTCGACTCACCGAACTGTACCGAGGTGCTCGCACAGCGCTGCAGGAAGGCGGCTCCAATACGCTCTTCCTGGCCATCGGCTTCCTGAGTTGGACTCGTGAGGACAGGGCAGGGCAGAAGTACAAGGCGCCATTGGTTTTGGTTCCGGTCACGCTGGAGCGCAAGAGCGCTCGCTCCGGATTCACCATGGTGCTCCACGATGATGAGCCGCGCTTCAACCCAACCCTTATTGAGATGCTTCGGCAGGACTTCGAGTTGGGCTTGGGTTCCCTGGAGCACGAGTTGCCTCGGGACGATTCTGGTCTTGATATCGCCGGCATTTGGAACAAGGTCGGACATGCCATCAAGGACATTCCAGGCTGGGAGTTGAGCGAAGACGTCGTGCTGTCGATGTTCTCGTTTGCCAAATACCTCATGTGGAAAGATCTGGCCGAGAACGCCGAGCACCTGCGGCAGAGCTCAGTGGTTCAGCACCTCCTGGATACCCCACGCGATTCGTTCGTTTCGGATACACCGTTCCCAGAGGCGCAATCGCTGGATCGTGATTACGGCCCGACCGATGTTTTCTGCCCACTGCCATCTGACTCATCTCAGTTGGCTGCAGTGATGGCGGCAGCCAAGGGCAAAGACTTCGTGCTCATCGGCCCACCCGGTACCGGCAAGAGCCAGACGATTTCCAACATGATCGCTCAGTCGATTGCCCAGGGGCGTCGCGTGCTGTTCGTCTCGGAAAAAATCGCCGCGCTGGATGTTGTGTATCGTCGCCTCCGTGAGATTGGTTTGGGTGAGTTCTGCCTCGAGTTGCACTCAAGCAAGGCTCGGAAAACTGATGTGCTGGCCCAGCTGCAGTCCGCTTGGGAGGCGAAAGGGCAGGTCGACTCCGCTGCATGGGAGGTTGAGGCTCAGCGCCTCGCAACGCTGCGCGACAGCCTGAACATTTACGTGGAGCGGCTGCACCGGCGTCATCGCAACGGTTACACCATCTACGATGCGATTGGCACCGTCACTTCGGGTGGCGATGAAGCTGTTGCTCCTGTTGGTTGGGCGTCACCTGACATGCATGACCAGAAGGCCATGCTTGAGCTACGGGAGTTGGCCGATCGTCTCGAAGTAAACGCGCAGGCTGTGGGATACAGCCATTTATTGGGCAATGCGTTGTCCGCTATAGGCCAGGCGGAATGGTCACCCCATTGGCAGCATCAGCTGGTGCAGGCAGCTCGCGATGTATTGCCTACTGTGCTGGATGTGCAGCGGGCGGCTGATCGGTTCGTTGAGTTGGTTGGGTTCCCGACTTCGGAATACACCCCCACGGCACTGGAGGGGTTGTCAGTCCTTTCCCAGGCACTGCCGGCGGCAGCAGGGCAGGATTGGCGCTTCGCGTTGCGGCCTGATGCCCGCTCCATATCCCAACGACTGAGCGATGGCTGTGCGTGGATTGAACAACACAGAGAGCTCAACGCTAAGCTATCGCCGCTCTGGCCTTCTCGCGTTGTGGCCGATGCGAAGCAGGGGATCGAGCTGCTGCAGCAACGTCGCACCGTATTCGGTGAGCTCAGCCCGGCCTGGCCGGAAAGTGCCACCGATGTGCTTGCTCAGGCGGTGGCACTGCTTGGCCAAATTGTAGAGCTCAAGCAGCACCTCAGTGCGACCTACGGCGATACGATCGAATCGCTCGACATCGATCTGTTGCTACGTGAGTGGAAGGAGGCTGAGGAATCGTTCTGGCCAAAATCCTGGTTCGGAAAGCGTCGTATTGCGGGTTTGCTAGCCCCGACTCAAACCACTGCAGGCGAGGCTGATCACGGTAAAGATTTGGCCATTTGGGCAGAAATCCGCGCCGTGCGCCGTGCTATTGATGAGCTTGAGCCCGGGCACGAGTGCGTTGCCGTTTGGCAAGGTTCAAAGTCTGTGGCTGAGCAGCTTTCGACGTCGATTAAGCTTCAAGAGGCCATTCGGCTCCAGCAGGCAGACTCGGACTGGATCGATGATGGATTCCAATTGGTCGAGCAAGGCCAGCTGGGTGACGCCTTGAAGGAAGAGCTGCGACGACTTCGCACGCTGGCGCGCCTTGATAGCGATATGGCTGCCTTGTCCGACCTTGGCTCGAGCACTCAGCAGCTTTGGTGCGGCAAGGACACCAACATTGAACTCCTTACTGCAGCGCTGCGCTTCCAGGCTGAGCGTCGGGATATCGAAGAGCGCGGTCGTCTTGTTGATGATCACCCAGAAGTGCAGGAGGGCCGCTGTGGAGCGTTGCTTAAAGGTGACTTCGACCTGTTAAAGCAGCGGGCAGCGGTTGAACGTGATCTGTCCGACCTGGCTGACCTGCGAGAGCTGGTACCGGTCTGGAGTGACCTGAAGACCAAGCTTGAGATTGCACGTCAGGCTGTGGTGTTCCAAGGGCAGGTAGCGACTGCTATTGCGAAGCTCGCGCTGAACTCGGAGCAGATTGTAGCTTACAAGGCTCCCCTTCAAACGCTATTGGGCGATGGCAACGCTTTTCTAGAGCCTGAAGGTGCGATAGCTCTTGCAGGCGTCGGCCTGCGTGAAAAGCTTGCGTTGTTGCAGGAGCGTTCATCGCATCTGATTTCGATCGGTCACTTCACCGAGTCTGGTGCTGATGAGACCGCACACCTTTCGTTGAATGACCTCAAGAAAAATTGCGAGACCGTAGTTTCTTCCGAGGCGCGACTTAAGGCATGGTGTGCTTGGAGGAAGGTGCGCGATGAGGCCTTCGCCGTTGGCCTCGCCCCAATTGTCCAGGCTATGGAAAGCGGAGCGATCACCTCCGGAAAAGTCCGCCGCGTCTTCGAGGTGAATTACGCTCGCTGGTGGCTGAATACCACGGTCGATAACGAGGAAGTGATCCGGACATTTGTCAGCGTTGAGCATGAACAGCGTATTCGCGATTTCCGAGCGCTGGATGACAAGTTCACCGAGCTGACGAAGGACTGGCTCCGTGCTCGGCTGTGTGCTGACCTGCCAAGTCAGGACAGCGTGAGCCGATCTTCAGAGTGGGGCTTGCTGCGTCATGAGATGGGCAAGAAAACCAAGCATATTCCATTGCGTGAGTTGATGACCCGGGCACCAGAAGCCCTCACCAAGCTGACGCCTTGCTTGCTGATGAGCCCGCTCTCGATTGCCCAATACCTGCCGCCAGCCTCAACCCCGTTCGACCTCGTCATCTTCGATGAGGCCTCTCAGATTCCGGTCTGGGATGCAATTGGTGCGATGGCGCGAGGAAAGCAGGTCGTGATGGTAGGTGACCCGAAACAGCTGCCGCCGACCTCGTTCTTTGACCGGGCTGAGTCCACTGCTGATGATGAGGATGTCGAAGCGGATCTCGAGAGCATCCTGGATGAATGCATCAGCGCGAACCTGCCGATGCGCAACCTGAACTGGCATTATCGCAGCCGTCACGAGAGCCTGATCGCGTTCTCCAACCAGCGTTACTACGGCTCGAAGCTGGTGACGTTCCCTTCGCCATTCACAGCTGATAAGGCTGTGAGGCTGTGTCCAGTTGCTGGTGTTTACGACAAGGGCGGCTCACGTACCAACCTGATTGAAGCAAGAGCCCTAGTTGCTGACCTTGTTGCTCGCCTTCAGTCGCCGGCCTTCCGTGAGAGCCGTCGTACTGTGGGAGTGGTCACGTTCAACGGTGAGCAGCAGAAGCTCATCATGGACATGCTCGATGAGGCATGCCGGAGGGATCCGTCGCTCGACTCGTACTTCGCTGAGTCTGAGCTCGAGCCTGTGTTCGTGAAGAACCTGGAAAGTGTCCAGGGCGACGAGAGGGACATCATCTATTTCTCGACCACCTACGGAAAAGACGCTGCCGGCGTGATGTCTATGAACTTCGGCCCGATGAACCGTCCGGGTGGCGAGCGCCGACTGAACGTTGCAATTACGCGTGCTCGCCAAGAACTGGTGCTGTTCTCGACCCTCCGCCCAGAGCACATTGACCTTGCTCGGACGCAAGCCGTCGGGGTGCGTGACCTGAAGCATTTCCTCGAATTTGCTGAACGTGGGCCGCAGGCCTTGGCTGAAGCTAATTTCGGTAGTGTGGGTGGATTCGATAGCCCATTTGAAGAGGCAGTCGCTGCTGCCTTGGCCAAGAAGGGTTGGCAGATCCATACCCAGATTGGTGTCTCTTCCTTCCGAGTAGACTTGGGAGTTGTGCACCCTGATGCTCCAGGGCGCTTCCTAGCCGGTGTCGAGTGCGATGGGGCTACCTATCACCGCAGTGCGACTGCGCGTGATCGCGACAAGCTGCGTGAGTTTGTGCTGCGTGGACTTGGCTGGGAGATCGTCAGGATCTGGTCGACCGACTGGTGGGTTGATGCCGTGGGAACCGCAGAAAAGGTGCATCAACGTCTCACCGAACTGCTTGCCGAATCGAGGGCCAAGCAGGCGGTCATCGATGCTGCCCATGAGGCTGAGCGCCTAAAAGTCGATGCTGCCATGGCTGAAGTCATTGAGGTTGTGGATCAGGTTGCTGTTGTAGCTTCGACTTCACCTGCCGGAGCCAATGATCCGTCTGGCGCAATGCCAGAGTTGAAATACGCCAAAGCTGCCACGGCTCAAGCAGCAGAAGATACCGTGATTCCTTATGTGCCAGTAGAGCACCTGGTTTACAAGGAAGCAGACCCTGCCGAGGCTGTGGAGGCGGTTGATCCAGACAGATTCTTCGAAGCGAGCTACACGGCTACCTTGGAACAGATGATTGCCCATGTGG
- a CDS encoding bifunctional GNAT family N-acetyltransferase/nucleoside diphosphate kinase regulator, with protein MALAMKGFHPLQAKVVKMNKPFISLCPEITRAHALILMDWLQDERVTCYLSDSRHVSRSIEQAIDRTQLPILTHLFNRGGRFFIAYDRHDAPVGFVRLIKTGSDCEIVLAIGDRKKWGRRLGLRTIREGMKLAFFDMRAAKLIAKIHPDNTRSLQAFLRSGFVLESETPTLKSFSMTLARYRQLLREGVVSDCSGIYITEIDKARLESLIALEQGPAVVDLEHELERAIVVKPQKVASTVVTMNSRVLLQLDDEELEVALVYPEDADSSAGKHSVCSDIGAAILGYQEGDAIDWRISERNRRIEIRKVLYQPETAGHFHL; from the coding sequence ATGGCCCTAGCCATGAAGGGCTTTCATCCTTTACAAGCGAAAGTGGTGAAGATGAACAAGCCTTTCATTTCGCTGTGCCCTGAAATCACTCGGGCACACGCGCTGATACTGATGGATTGGTTGCAGGATGAGCGCGTCACCTGCTACCTCAGTGACTCGCGTCATGTCTCCCGCTCCATCGAGCAAGCCATCGATCGGACGCAATTGCCGATCCTGACCCACCTGTTCAACCGTGGCGGCCGATTCTTCATCGCCTATGACCGGCATGACGCCCCGGTGGGCTTTGTCCGCCTCATCAAGACCGGCTCGGATTGCGAGATCGTGCTGGCCATCGGAGACCGCAAAAAATGGGGCCGGCGTCTTGGTCTGCGCACGATCCGCGAAGGCATGAAACTGGCCTTCTTCGACATGCGCGCGGCGAAACTGATCGCCAAGATCCACCCTGACAACACGCGTTCGTTGCAGGCCTTCCTGCGCAGCGGCTTTGTGCTGGAGAGCGAAACGCCGACACTGAAGTCGTTTTCCATGACGCTGGCGCGCTATCGCCAGTTATTGCGCGAAGGTGTCGTCAGCGATTGCTCTGGGATCTACATCACTGAAATCGACAAGGCCAGACTCGAGAGCTTGATTGCGCTCGAGCAAGGCCCGGCCGTTGTCGACCTCGAACATGAACTCGAGCGGGCCATTGTCGTTAAGCCGCAGAAGGTGGCGAGTACTGTTGTCACGATGAACTCCAGGGTCTTGCTGCAGCTGGACGATGAAGAGCTCGAGGTGGCCTTGGTCTACCCTGAAGACGCGGACAGCAGCGCGGGGAAGCATTCCGTGTGTTCCGACATCGGTGCGGCCATTCTGGGCTACCAGGAGGGGGACGCCATCGACTGGCGAATTTCTGAACGCAACCGCCGGATCGAGATCAGGAAAGTGCTTTACCAACCGGAGACTGCGGGGCATTTTCACCTGTAG
- the arfB gene encoding alternative ribosome rescue aminoacyl-tRNA hydrolase ArfB, with translation MLTISNSVHLPDADIELTYIRAQGAGGQNVNKVSSAVHLRFDILASSLPEFYKERLLALRDSRITSDGVLIIKAQQYRTQEQNRADALARLAELIIAAGKTEKKRRPTKPTLGSKTRRLEGKARRSEVKAGRGKVDF, from the coding sequence ATGCTGACCATCTCCAATAGCGTGCATCTGCCGGATGCCGACATCGAACTGACATACATCCGCGCACAAGGCGCGGGCGGACAGAACGTCAACAAGGTGTCCAGCGCCGTGCACCTGCGCTTCGATATCCTGGCATCGTCGCTGCCTGAGTTTTACAAAGAACGGCTGCTGGCGTTGCGTGACAGTCGCATCACCAGCGATGGCGTGTTGATTATCAAGGCCCAGCAATACCGCACCCAGGAGCAGAACCGCGCAGACGCGTTGGCACGCCTTGCCGAGTTGATCATCGCTGCCGGCAAGACCGAGAAGAAACGCCGTCCCACCAAGCCGACCCTTGGGTCCAAGACCCGACGCCTCGAAGGAAAGGCCAGGCGGAGTGAAGTCAAGGCGGGTCGCGGAAAGGTGGATTTCTAA